CGTGAAACTTAAAAGGTAGTGGTATTTTAGAAACACGGTCGTCTTAAACGAGTGGTGAGGGGGCAAAAGCTACTTTGACCGATCAATCCAAAGAGTTGATTTGTTTTTGGTAAGCTTCTATCATACTCCTGACATTATCATGGTTGAGGTCTAGGTTATTATCAAAAGAATAGCCTAAAATGGTGTGCGCTCTGGTGTCTCCTGATACGATGATAAATCCAGCAGGAGACAAAGCATAGATGTATAGCTCACCACCTGAGTGATCTGTGTCTGATGGATAGCTTAACTGCTGCACGCGCATAGGGGTTTTTGTTTGTGTGTTTTCGGCACAAAAGGTTTCAGCTATGCGGCGTGCCTCAGGTTCTGTTCTAACGAAATGCATTTCCATACTAAGGTTTGATGCCTA
The genomic region above belongs to Streptococcus pyogenes and contains:
- a CDS encoding Spi family protease inhibitor; its protein translation is MEMHFVRTEPEARRIAETFCAENTQTKTPMRVQQLSYPSDTDHSGGELYIYALSPAGFIIVSGDTRAHTILGYSFDNNLDLNHDNVRSMIEAYQKQINSLD